A single genomic interval of Amblyomma americanum isolate KBUSLIRL-KWMA chromosome 11, ASM5285725v1, whole genome shotgun sequence harbors:
- the LOC144111085 gene encoding uncharacterized protein LOC144111085 isoform X1, whose product MEAVAFWMLRILLALLLLNIIWCPQHANGEECSDPPCTSPLMSAEAPSPSNTPAEARALMAPAGSPLPGPPNPPFVPPRGNGGERPPPPPPRPPRPPRPQRPRPGRR is encoded by the exons ATGGAAGCTGTCGCATTCTGGATGCTGCGCATTCTGCTCGCTCTGCTCTTACT AAACATCATCTGGTGTCCTCAACACGCAAATGGCGAAGAGTGCTCGGATCCG CCGTGCACATCACCGCTTATGTCAGCGGAAGCACCATCACCATCCAATACACCTGCGGAAGCTCGAGCGTTAATGGCGCCAGCTGGAAGTCCGTTACCTGGACCGCCGAATCCTCCATTTGTACCGCCCCGAGGTAATGGTGGGGAACGACCTCCACCGCCGCCACCACGCCCGCCACGCCCACCACGCCCACAGCGTCCAAGGCCAGGGAGGCGTTGA